AACTGCTATGGTCCTGGCCACATCGATGGGTCCCCAGGAGGTGCTGTCGTAGACCACCTGGAACTGCCTGTAGAGCAGCCTGTCCCTCCTGGCGTCCTCAACAGAACCCTTCAGGTCATCGGCCGCGACCCTGGCAAGCCATGCCTTGAGGTAGGCCCTCGTAAGCTCGTCCACCCCATATGTCTCGTCGGCCTGTTTAAGCAGCCTGTCAAGGACCGCCTCAGAGCTCGACAGACCTCTAAGGTAGCTTCTGGCCACCATCCTGGCCATGTACACTATTCTCTTCTCCAGATCCTCGTCCTTCATCTCTGTTGCCTGCCCTGCTTAAGGCAGTCATCTACGGCTTTCCCAAGCATATCCTTCCTCTTCTCACCCATCACTAAGCCCATGGAGAGCTGCAGGTAGTCAGCGAAGTCCTTTAGAACAAAGTCCAAGCCGACTCTTCCTGAGTTCATGCTGTAGTCCTTCGAGAGGAGCTTCAGGGCCGCCTTGACAGCGCTTGGCGGTATGCAGAGCCCCTTATCCTTAACATCCCCGCGGACACAGGACACTAACGACTTTAATCTGTCCTTAAGGCCTGGCAGGGCCTTGCCCAGCTCCTCTAGGCCATCACCCAACAGTTTGTCTAGGTCCTCATCGCCTTTGGGACAGAGCACCTCTATCACCGTGAACCTCCTGGTGAGGGCCTCGCCGACCATGAAGAGGTTCCTGACGTCGGCTAAGTTCATGGTTGCCACTATCCTTATGTGCCTGAGCGGCTCATCTCCGTGCCTTCCATAGTGGTTTAGGAAGTCCTCAGCCTCCTTGTCCCTGTGGCTGTACGCCCTTACCTCATTGACCAGCTCCTCAGGTACGTGCCACTCCTCAGGGTACGGCGATAGGAACATGGCGAAGAAGTCGCCGAAGGCCTTGTCCACGTCGGCCCTGTTGAGCTCGTCTATTACAAGGAACACCAGGAAGTCCCTGTTGCCCGGCCTCTCAAGGGCCTCCGCGGCCCTGTTGTAGGCCTCTATTATGAAGCCTGACTTCCACCCTACATTGCCGTTCTCTAACGTCTCGCCGCCTATCACGTCCCTCCTGAACCACAGGGCGTTGGCGACCTTAACCATGGGGTCGCAGCCCGTGAGCGCCTTGGCGAAGCGGATGGCCAGGCTGGTCTTGCCGACGCCGGGCGGGCCCACCAGGAGCACGTTGCCAAGCGAGGCGGCCGCGACGAACTTCTTGGCAGTATCATCGTTGAGGTAAAGCTCCTTCCTGACCTCATCCATGGCCCTGTTATATGAGCTGGCGTCCAGGGCCCTTGGGGTGCACCCCTCACTCTTAACAGCAGGCCCAGGGACCCGTACAATAGGGGGCGGCTGCACTACCTCGCTGTAGAGGCTTGTCATCCTCTTAGCTTCATTATCATTATCAATTATTTGCCTAAGGACGTCCCATGCCTGGCTAATCAGGCTCTCGTCCTTAAAGCACTTGTTATTACGCAGGATGAGCCTGTCCTTAAGGCTTTCAAGGCGTCCAGTGAGCGTTAGAGCCCTGCCGATTAGCCCCTTCTCAAAGTCCTTAGGGCCGCTGGCCTTAAGGAGCAGGTCCACTACGTCCCTGTCAAGCCAGAGGACCCTCATCCTCCACCTGAGGACCCAGGCGCCCTCGCTCTCGTCCCAGTAATCTCTGTCCCTGCCGAAGTTCCTGTAGGCGTCAAGCGTGAAATCCGTGACTAAGCCA
The uncultured Acidilobus sp. JCHS genome window above contains:
- a CDS encoding GTPase subunit of restriction endonuclease, encoding MSLGRAPQPGSWLRYRRPFEGFEELQKVIDWLRRLKKPPYICVFPGPAEHWYWSLRYSLEGEQGYALWGDQVPWSDKVKEAERGKGLDKLSYFPSSNLVGTYEDGHFVIVRNAIQGLNADGAGVRPLVGLFYAKNPVSQYLGFGLVTDFTLDAYRNFGRDRDYWDESEGAWVLRWRMRVLWLDRDVVDLLLKASGPKDFEKGLIGRALTLTGRLESLKDRLILRNNKCFKDESLISQAWDVLRQIIDNDNEAKRMTSLYSEVVQPPPIVRVPGPAVKSEGCTPRALDASSYNRAMDEVRKELYLNDDTAKKFVAAASLGNVLLVGPPGVGKTSLAIRFAKALTGCDPMVKVANALWFRRDVIGGETLENGNVGWKSGFIIEAYNRAAEALERPGNRDFLVFLVIDELNRADVDKAFGDFFAMFLSPYPEEWHVPEELVNEVRAYSHRDKEAEDFLNHYGRHGDEPLRHIRIVATMNLADVRNLFMVGEALTRRFTVIEVLCPKGDEDLDKLLGDGLEELGKALPGLKDRLKSLVSCVRGDVKDKGLCIPPSAVKAALKLLSKDYSMNSGRVGLDFVLKDFADYLQLSMGLVMGEKRKDMLGKAVDDCLKQGRQQR